Proteins from a single region of Festucalex cinctus isolate MCC-2025b chromosome 19, RoL_Fcin_1.0, whole genome shotgun sequence:
- the tert gene encoding telomerase reverse transcriptase isoform X1 produces MSSSDLTPVLHLLRPLYRHIHTLEELMDRIVFREGHKVVLVEKGDTNRLKSFVRSVFVGYDKELQQVPSSHQICTLPELLAFILNSMKRKKKRNVLAHGYNLLCVDQEKRDADHFKFQGELTQSAAYIHGSDLWKKVALRLGTDVTRHLLESCSVFVAVPPSCAFQVCGAPIYDRVSMTSVPAGFCLQARAGLRRHATSVKNRRPVSLKRRDFRASRRKRKRETNAKDDDDVLSFEKRRRLGAAQDGKETVEEGQSVTFKPVEVSASVSRQTAETSTAPLEGGPSWRSGIFPPLPPSQCFIRTLAFLYGGRGMKGFLLNRKKNSAAGSKRLQGQDVVRLIFFEGLAYLNGLERKPKKLPRRFFNAIHLFQQFLRRHRRYAYGKTLQRMCALVHSDLARDKLSCLLPHHCAPHRVYLFVKECLCAVVPSELWGSEENRGLFLARVRRFLCSSKFDKISIAELMWKMKVNDCDWLKMSQKGRMPPSELAYRTRVLGQLLAWLLDGYVVGLVRACFYVTESMGQKNALRFYRQEIWRRLQELAFRDHISKGQLEELTPAQVASLPKSTVVSRLRFIPKTDSMRPITRVLGTDAKTRAFQRNVRDLRDVLRACVRASPSLLGSTVWGVADIHKVLSTFAPAQKEKPQPLYFVKVDVSGAYESLPHDTLLHVISQALSPVQEQPFTIRMYAKIWADSFEGLRKSFVRQADFVEDEMSSNNMKGFVTALQSSGRAHHAILVEQHFSSDLHGKKVLQFFTQMLTDSVVQFGNKMYRQCRGIPQGSVASSLLCCLCYGHMENVLFKDTKGLKGRLMRLVDDFLLITPNLQEAQHFLKVLLAGVPQYGLVVNPQKVAVNFPPPEIAASCAGIRKLAPRCLFPWCGLLLDTSSLDVYKDYSSYSGLSLRHSLTLGSFQSAGEQMRRKLMLILRLKCNVVFLDLKTNSVAAVYKNIYKLVLLHAFRFHVCAQSLPFGQTVAKNPVNFLRIVWDMAQYTNQLLRRNNKGRKDLGSIVPDEAVELLFCLSFLLVLSQHRRLYKGMIPHLRKRKRSLEHRLGDLRLARVRQAANPRIPVDFLTIQT; encoded by the exons ATGTCTTCATCTGATCTAACCCCGGTTCTCCACCTCCTGCGTCCTCTGTATCGCCACATACACACGCTGGAGGAGCTTATGGACAGGATCGTGTTCCGAGAGGGGCACAAAGTTGTTCTCGTCGAAAAGGGGGACACGAACCGCTTGAAATCCTTCGTAAGGAGCGTGTTCGTCGGCTACGACAAGGAGCTTCAGCAAGTTCCAAGCAGCCACCAG ATCTGCACTTTGCCCGAACTGCTGGCCTTCATTCTCAACAGcatgaaaaggaagaaaaagcgCAACGTCCTGGCACACGGCTACAACCTGCTGTGCGTGGACCAGGAGAAGCGCGACGCCGACCACTTCAAGTTCCAGGGCGAGTTGACTCAGAGCGCCGCCTACATCCACGGCAGCGACCTGTGGAAGAAAGTGGCCCTGCGTCTCGGCACCGATGTCACGCGTCACCTGCTGGAGAGCTGCTCGGTGTTTGTGGCGGTCCCGCCGTCGTGCGCTTTCCAGGTGTGCGGCGCTCCCATCTACGACAGGGTCTCCATGACCTCCGTCCCTGCCGGGTTTTGCCTCCAGGCTCGAGCCGGGCTCCGTCGTCATGCTACGTCTGTGAAGAATAGACGGCCGGTGAGCTTGAAAAGGAGGGATTTTAGAGCCTCGCGTAGGAAAAGGAAGAGAGAAACCAACGCGAAGGATGACGACGACGTGCTAAGTTTTGAAAAAAGGAGAAGACTCGGAGCAGCTCAAGACGGCAAAGAGACAGTGGAAGAAGGGCAGTCGGTGACCTTCAAGCCTGTGGAGGTGAGCGCTTCTGTCTCTAGACAAACAGCTGAAACGAGTACAGCTCCTTTGGAAGGAGGGCCAAGTTGGAGATCAGgcattttcccccctttgcctCCCTCGCAGTGTTTCATACGCACCTTGGCCTTCCTTTACGGGGGCCGGGGCATGAAGGGGTTCCTTCTCAACAGGAAGAAGAATAGCGCGGCGGGTTCGAAGAGACTACAAGGTCAGGATGTGGTGAGGCTGATTTTCTTCGAGGGGCTCGCGTATCTGAACGGACTGGAGAGGAAACCGAAGAAGCTCCCCCGTCGCTTTTTTAACGCGATCCATCTTTTTCAACAGTTTTTGCGTCGACACAGGCGGTACGCCTACGGCAAAACACTGCAACGGATGTGCGCCCTGGTGCACAGCGACTTGGCCCGAGACAAACTGAGCTGCCTTTTGCCCCATCACTGCGCACCTCACCGGGTCTACCTGTTCGTAAAGGAGTGCCTGTGCGCCGTCGTCCCGTCTGAGCTTTGGGGCTCTGAGGAAAACCGTGGTCTTTTTTTGGCACGGGTCAGGCGCTTTTTGTGCAGCAGCAAGTTTGACAAGATTTCCATTGCGGAGCTGATGTGGAAAATGAAGGTGAATGACTGCGACTGGTTGAAGATGAGTCAGAAAG GCCGGATGCCACCCAGCGAGCTGGCGTATCGGACCCGGGTGCTCGGTCAACTGCTCGCTTGGCTCCTCGACGGCTACGTCGTGGGCCTCGTGCGAGCCTGCTTCTACGTGACGGAGTCTATGGGTCAGAAAAACGCCCTGAGATTCTACAGACAGGAGATTTGGCGCAGACTGCAGGAGCTGGCCTTCCG AGATCACATTTCCAAGGGCCAGTTGGAGGAATTGACTCCGGCGCAGGTGGCTTCCCTCCCCAAAAGCACCGTCGTCTCCCGCCTGCGCTTCATCCCGAAAACGGACAGCATGAGGCCCATCACGCGAGTTTTGGGAACAGACGCCAAGACGAGG GCTTTCCAAAGGAACGTACGTGACCTGAGGGATGTCTTACGGGCTTGCGTGCGTGCCTCTCCATCCCTGCTGGGCTCCACAGTGTGGGGAGTGGCTGATATCCACAAGGTGTTGTCCACCTTCGCGCCGGCACAGAAGGAGAAGCCACAGCCCCTCTACTTTGTAAAG GTGGACGTCAGCGGAGCGTACGAGAGTCTGCCTCACGACACACTTCTCCACGTGATCAGCCAAGCCCTGTCGCCCGTCCAAGAGCAACCCTTCACCATACGCATGTACGCCAAGATCTGGGCGGATTCTTTCGAGGGCCTGAGGAAGTCATTTGTTAGACAG GCTGACTTTGTGGAGGATGAGATGAGCTCCAACAACATGAAAGGCTTCGTGACGGCACTGCAAAGTAGCGGCAGAGCCCACCACGCCATCCTGGTGGAGCAG CACTTCTCTTCAGATCTTCACGGCAAAAAGGTGCTTCAGTTCTTCACCCAAATGTTGACCGACAGTGTCGTACAGTTTGGGAATAA AATGTACCGTCAGTGTCGCGGGATTCCTCAGGGATCCGTCGCGTCCAGTTTGCTCTGCTGCCTCTGCTATGGCCACATGGAGAACGTCTTGTTCAAAGACACGAAGGGACTCAAAGG ACGATTGATGAGACTGGTGGATGATTTCCTTCTGATCACGCCCAACCTACAGGAGGCACAACACTTTCTCAA aGTCTTGCTCGCCGGCGTCCCGCAGTACGGCCTGGTGGTCAACCCGCAGAAGGTGGCGGTCAACTTTCCGCCGCCGGAAATTGCGGCCTCCTGCGCCGGCATCCGCAAGCTCGCCCCCCGTTGCCTCTTCCCGTGGTGCGGCTTGTTGCTTGACACGTCCTCGCTCGACGTCTATAAAGATTACTCCAG CTACTCGGGCCTGTCGCTGCGCCACAGCCTGACGTTGGGCTCTTTCCAGTCGGCCGGCGAGCAAATGAGGAGGAAGTTGATGCTGATCCTCAGACTCAAGTGCAACGTCGTGTTCTTGGATCTGAAG acAAATTCGGTGGCAGCAGTCTACAAAAATATCTACAAGTTGGTGCTACTTCATGCATTCAG ATTCCACGTGTGTGCCCAGAGTTTGCCATTTGGCCAAACGGTTGCAAAGAACCCTGTCAACTTTCTGCGGATAGTATGGGACATGGCTCAGTACACCAATCAGCTCCTCAGACGTAACAACAAAG GTCGCAAGGACCTGGGCAGCATTGTGCCAGACGAGGCAGTGGAGTTGCTTTTCTGCCTTTCATTCCTACTGGTGTTATCGCAACATCGCCGCCTATACAAGGGCATGATTCCCCATCTGCGGAAAC GGAAGCGCAGTCTGGAGCACCGTCTTGGAGATTTGCGACTGGCCAGGGTGAGACAAGCGGCCAATCCCAGGATCCCCGTCGACTTCTTGACCATCCAAACTTAA
- the tert gene encoding telomerase reverse transcriptase isoform X2, which yields MKRKKKRNVLAHGYNLLCVDQEKRDADHFKFQGELTQSAAYIHGSDLWKKVALRLGTDVTRHLLESCSVFVAVPPSCAFQVCGAPIYDRVSMTSVPAGFCLQARAGLRRHATSVKNRRPVSLKRRDFRASRRKRKRETNAKDDDDVLSFEKRRRLGAAQDGKETVEEGQSVTFKPVEVSASVSRQTAETSTAPLEGGPSWRSGIFPPLPPSQCFIRTLAFLYGGRGMKGFLLNRKKNSAAGSKRLQGQDVVRLIFFEGLAYLNGLERKPKKLPRRFFNAIHLFQQFLRRHRRYAYGKTLQRMCALVHSDLARDKLSCLLPHHCAPHRVYLFVKECLCAVVPSELWGSEENRGLFLARVRRFLCSSKFDKISIAELMWKMKVNDCDWLKMSQKGRMPPSELAYRTRVLGQLLAWLLDGYVVGLVRACFYVTESMGQKNALRFYRQEIWRRLQELAFRDHISKGQLEELTPAQVASLPKSTVVSRLRFIPKTDSMRPITRVLGTDAKTRAFQRNVRDLRDVLRACVRASPSLLGSTVWGVADIHKVLSTFAPAQKEKPQPLYFVKVDVSGAYESLPHDTLLHVISQALSPVQEQPFTIRMYAKIWADSFEGLRKSFVRQADFVEDEMSSNNMKGFVTALQSSGRAHHAILVEQHFSSDLHGKKVLQFFTQMLTDSVVQFGNKMYRQCRGIPQGSVASSLLCCLCYGHMENVLFKDTKGLKGRLMRLVDDFLLITPNLQEAQHFLKVLLAGVPQYGLVVNPQKVAVNFPPPEIAASCAGIRKLAPRCLFPWCGLLLDTSSLDVYKDYSSYSGLSLRHSLTLGSFQSAGEQMRRKLMLILRLKCNVVFLDLKTNSVAAVYKNIYKLVLLHAFRFHVCAQSLPFGQTVAKNPVNFLRIVWDMAQYTNQLLRRNNKGRKDLGSIVPDEAVELLFCLSFLLVLSQHRRLYKGMIPHLRKRKRSLEHRLGDLRLARVRQAANPRIPVDFLTIQT from the exons atgaaaaggaagaaaaagcgCAACGTCCTGGCACACGGCTACAACCTGCTGTGCGTGGACCAGGAGAAGCGCGACGCCGACCACTTCAAGTTCCAGGGCGAGTTGACTCAGAGCGCCGCCTACATCCACGGCAGCGACCTGTGGAAGAAAGTGGCCCTGCGTCTCGGCACCGATGTCACGCGTCACCTGCTGGAGAGCTGCTCGGTGTTTGTGGCGGTCCCGCCGTCGTGCGCTTTCCAGGTGTGCGGCGCTCCCATCTACGACAGGGTCTCCATGACCTCCGTCCCTGCCGGGTTTTGCCTCCAGGCTCGAGCCGGGCTCCGTCGTCATGCTACGTCTGTGAAGAATAGACGGCCGGTGAGCTTGAAAAGGAGGGATTTTAGAGCCTCGCGTAGGAAAAGGAAGAGAGAAACCAACGCGAAGGATGACGACGACGTGCTAAGTTTTGAAAAAAGGAGAAGACTCGGAGCAGCTCAAGACGGCAAAGAGACAGTGGAAGAAGGGCAGTCGGTGACCTTCAAGCCTGTGGAGGTGAGCGCTTCTGTCTCTAGACAAACAGCTGAAACGAGTACAGCTCCTTTGGAAGGAGGGCCAAGTTGGAGATCAGgcattttcccccctttgcctCCCTCGCAGTGTTTCATACGCACCTTGGCCTTCCTTTACGGGGGCCGGGGCATGAAGGGGTTCCTTCTCAACAGGAAGAAGAATAGCGCGGCGGGTTCGAAGAGACTACAAGGTCAGGATGTGGTGAGGCTGATTTTCTTCGAGGGGCTCGCGTATCTGAACGGACTGGAGAGGAAACCGAAGAAGCTCCCCCGTCGCTTTTTTAACGCGATCCATCTTTTTCAACAGTTTTTGCGTCGACACAGGCGGTACGCCTACGGCAAAACACTGCAACGGATGTGCGCCCTGGTGCACAGCGACTTGGCCCGAGACAAACTGAGCTGCCTTTTGCCCCATCACTGCGCACCTCACCGGGTCTACCTGTTCGTAAAGGAGTGCCTGTGCGCCGTCGTCCCGTCTGAGCTTTGGGGCTCTGAGGAAAACCGTGGTCTTTTTTTGGCACGGGTCAGGCGCTTTTTGTGCAGCAGCAAGTTTGACAAGATTTCCATTGCGGAGCTGATGTGGAAAATGAAGGTGAATGACTGCGACTGGTTGAAGATGAGTCAGAAAG GCCGGATGCCACCCAGCGAGCTGGCGTATCGGACCCGGGTGCTCGGTCAACTGCTCGCTTGGCTCCTCGACGGCTACGTCGTGGGCCTCGTGCGAGCCTGCTTCTACGTGACGGAGTCTATGGGTCAGAAAAACGCCCTGAGATTCTACAGACAGGAGATTTGGCGCAGACTGCAGGAGCTGGCCTTCCG AGATCACATTTCCAAGGGCCAGTTGGAGGAATTGACTCCGGCGCAGGTGGCTTCCCTCCCCAAAAGCACCGTCGTCTCCCGCCTGCGCTTCATCCCGAAAACGGACAGCATGAGGCCCATCACGCGAGTTTTGGGAACAGACGCCAAGACGAGG GCTTTCCAAAGGAACGTACGTGACCTGAGGGATGTCTTACGGGCTTGCGTGCGTGCCTCTCCATCCCTGCTGGGCTCCACAGTGTGGGGAGTGGCTGATATCCACAAGGTGTTGTCCACCTTCGCGCCGGCACAGAAGGAGAAGCCACAGCCCCTCTACTTTGTAAAG GTGGACGTCAGCGGAGCGTACGAGAGTCTGCCTCACGACACACTTCTCCACGTGATCAGCCAAGCCCTGTCGCCCGTCCAAGAGCAACCCTTCACCATACGCATGTACGCCAAGATCTGGGCGGATTCTTTCGAGGGCCTGAGGAAGTCATTTGTTAGACAG GCTGACTTTGTGGAGGATGAGATGAGCTCCAACAACATGAAAGGCTTCGTGACGGCACTGCAAAGTAGCGGCAGAGCCCACCACGCCATCCTGGTGGAGCAG CACTTCTCTTCAGATCTTCACGGCAAAAAGGTGCTTCAGTTCTTCACCCAAATGTTGACCGACAGTGTCGTACAGTTTGGGAATAA AATGTACCGTCAGTGTCGCGGGATTCCTCAGGGATCCGTCGCGTCCAGTTTGCTCTGCTGCCTCTGCTATGGCCACATGGAGAACGTCTTGTTCAAAGACACGAAGGGACTCAAAGG ACGATTGATGAGACTGGTGGATGATTTCCTTCTGATCACGCCCAACCTACAGGAGGCACAACACTTTCTCAA aGTCTTGCTCGCCGGCGTCCCGCAGTACGGCCTGGTGGTCAACCCGCAGAAGGTGGCGGTCAACTTTCCGCCGCCGGAAATTGCGGCCTCCTGCGCCGGCATCCGCAAGCTCGCCCCCCGTTGCCTCTTCCCGTGGTGCGGCTTGTTGCTTGACACGTCCTCGCTCGACGTCTATAAAGATTACTCCAG CTACTCGGGCCTGTCGCTGCGCCACAGCCTGACGTTGGGCTCTTTCCAGTCGGCCGGCGAGCAAATGAGGAGGAAGTTGATGCTGATCCTCAGACTCAAGTGCAACGTCGTGTTCTTGGATCTGAAG acAAATTCGGTGGCAGCAGTCTACAAAAATATCTACAAGTTGGTGCTACTTCATGCATTCAG ATTCCACGTGTGTGCCCAGAGTTTGCCATTTGGCCAAACGGTTGCAAAGAACCCTGTCAACTTTCTGCGGATAGTATGGGACATGGCTCAGTACACCAATCAGCTCCTCAGACGTAACAACAAAG GTCGCAAGGACCTGGGCAGCATTGTGCCAGACGAGGCAGTGGAGTTGCTTTTCTGCCTTTCATTCCTACTGGTGTTATCGCAACATCGCCGCCTATACAAGGGCATGATTCCCCATCTGCGGAAAC GGAAGCGCAGTCTGGAGCACCGTCTTGGAGATTTGCGACTGGCCAGGGTGAGACAAGCGGCCAATCCCAGGATCCCCGTCGACTTCTTGACCATCCAAACTTAA